One stretch of Cedecea neteri DNA includes these proteins:
- a CDS encoding ATP-dependent Clp protease proteolytic subunit, whose amino-acid sequence MLTFLEKDEPEESATPANVSGLMQQKMLDSRSIIISGEITQAITKEVVSQLLLLQSINDKPIKLYLNSQGGHVEAADTIHDVIKFIKPEVHIIGTGWVASAGITIFLAADKKHRYSLPNTRFMIHQPLGGVRGQATDIEIEAREIIRMHERVNKMISEATGQPLEKVKQDTDRNYWMSPKEAIDYGIVGKIITRFSELNID is encoded by the coding sequence ATGCTTACGTTTTTAGAAAAAGATGAACCTGAAGAAAGCGCTACCCCCGCCAATGTATCAGGGCTAATGCAGCAAAAAATGCTGGATTCACGCTCGATCATTATCTCCGGTGAGATAACTCAGGCGATCACCAAAGAGGTGGTGTCCCAACTGTTGCTGCTGCAAAGCATCAACGACAAGCCGATTAAGCTGTATCTCAACAGCCAGGGCGGCCACGTTGAGGCGGCGGACACCATTCATGACGTGATCAAATTCATCAAGCCGGAAGTCCATATCATCGGCACCGGCTGGGTTGCCAGCGCCGGGATCACCATCTTCCTGGCCGCGGACAAAAAGCACCGCTATTCGCTGCCAAACACCCGCTTTATGATTCACCAGCCGCTGGGCGGCGTGCGCGGCCAGGCCACGGACATTGAGATTGAAGCCAGAGAGATTATTCGCATGCACGAACGCGTGAACAAGATGATCTCAGAAGCCACCGGCCAGCCGCTGGAAAAGGTGAAGCAGGACACCGACCGCAATTACTGGATGTCGCCGAAAGAAGCTATCGATTACGGCATTGTCGGGAAAATCATTACCCGCTTCTCGGAGCTGAATATCGACTAG
- a CDS encoding PLP-dependent aminotransferase family protein gives MSRKARAVDIPAIGELDRRSGQLSLQLAKALKNAIHKGELKSGDLLPSTRVLAGALNVARGTVLEAFEQLVAEGFLESRHGSGTRVAYAPESPQPVQPTRPGATIPLSAQAQAFAKVGEQLKTLAPKPFAVSVPVGDTAPDDVWRKLGNRIRARGAGAPSGYADPQGALVLREAICEYVRKSRSVRCTPEQVIITSGNQHGLYLTLQILLEAGDSVWMEEPGYPGATSLFETMFRDRKMVRVAVDDEGLDVESGKKLAPDARAAFVTPSHQYPIGMPLSMSRRAALLEWAQANQAWIIEDDYDSEMRYAGHPFPALQGLGPENVIYLGTFSKILFPSLRLGYAVVPEQLVSAFCGARILMDRQPPGADQHVLASFISEGHLDRHLRKMRGVYAEKRRVLMAAVEQYISPDVAWLQPCDQGMHMVLWLRHGLDDHQVVERAMQAGIAVRAVSHMFTPDRQKAGILLGLGGYSDEEIVRAVQRLNEVLCSSASLITP, from the coding sequence ATGTCACGTAAAGCCCGAGCCGTAGATATTCCCGCCATCGGCGAACTTGACCGCCGCAGCGGACAGCTAAGCTTGCAGCTGGCCAAAGCGCTGAAAAATGCCATCCATAAAGGCGAGCTGAAAAGCGGCGACCTGTTGCCCTCCACGCGCGTGCTGGCTGGCGCACTGAATGTGGCGCGCGGCACCGTGCTGGAAGCGTTCGAACAGCTGGTTGCGGAAGGTTTTCTGGAATCCAGACACGGCTCCGGCACCAGAGTGGCCTACGCGCCGGAAAGCCCGCAGCCGGTTCAGCCAACACGTCCTGGAGCAACAATTCCGCTTTCTGCCCAGGCGCAGGCATTTGCCAAAGTCGGCGAGCAGCTAAAAACGCTGGCCCCAAAGCCGTTTGCCGTTTCCGTGCCTGTAGGCGACACCGCCCCGGACGACGTGTGGCGCAAGCTCGGCAACCGCATTCGGGCGCGAGGCGCCGGTGCCCCGTCGGGCTATGCCGACCCGCAAGGCGCGCTGGTCCTGCGTGAAGCTATCTGCGAATACGTCAGAAAGTCGCGTTCGGTGCGCTGCACGCCGGAGCAGGTCATCATCACCTCCGGCAACCAGCACGGCCTGTACCTGACGCTGCAAATCCTGCTGGAGGCGGGGGATTCAGTGTGGATGGAGGAGCCCGGCTACCCTGGCGCCACGTCGCTGTTTGAGACGATGTTCCGCGACCGCAAGATGGTAAGAGTCGCCGTTGACGACGAGGGGCTGGACGTTGAGTCAGGCAAAAAGCTGGCTCCTGACGCCCGCGCCGCGTTCGTTACGCCCTCGCATCAATACCCGATAGGCATGCCGCTCAGCATGTCGCGCCGCGCCGCTTTACTGGAGTGGGCGCAGGCAAATCAGGCCTGGATAATTGAGGACGACTACGACAGCGAGATGCGCTACGCGGGCCATCCGTTCCCGGCGCTACAGGGGCTTGGGCCGGAGAACGTTATCTACCTCGGCACCTTCAGTAAAATCCTCTTCCCGTCTTTGCGCCTCGGCTATGCCGTGGTGCCTGAGCAGCTGGTTTCGGCCTTTTGCGGAGCACGCATCCTGATGGACAGGCAGCCGCCGGGGGCTGACCAGCACGTGCTGGCGAGCTTTATTTCCGAGGGACACCTCGACCGCCACCTGCGAAAAATGCGCGGCGTTTACGCCGAAAAACGTCGGGTACTGATGGCGGCTGTAGAACAATACATTTCCCCGGACGTGGCCTGGCTTCAGCCCTGTGACCAGGGCATGCACATGGTGCTTTGGCTGCGCCACGGCCTGGACGATCACCAGGTTGTGGAGCGGGCAATGCAGGCCGGAATTGCCGTCCGTGCGGTGTCGCATATGTTTACGCCAGACAGGCAGAAAGCCGGTATTTTGCTCGGGCTCGGCGGCTACAGTGACGAAGAGATCGTTCGTGCCGTGCAGCGCCTGAATGAAGTGCTATGCTCTAGTGCATCCCTGATTACGCCATAA
- a CDS encoding FMN-binding negative transcriptional regulator, with protein sequence MWFFIINHFGHKLGKITANKGLPMYIPRHFQEHDINVLQGLIRANPLGILIVQSAGVPDAFDIPFELCPEQGELGTLRAHIARANPLWRSLQPEQEVLVVFRGAQGYISPGWYPGKLEHHKEVPTWNYQTVQARGKITVRDDADFVLQQITSLTRQQEAPMEMPWQVSDAPPAFIDSMLKAIIGIEIPLASLIGKTKLGQNKKLEDRAGAAQGLMAKGEREIGEAMLHSIARRDKK encoded by the coding sequence ATGTGGTTCTTTATCATAAACCACTTCGGCCATAAGCTGGGTAAAATTACCGCCAATAAAGGGCTGCCAATGTACATTCCTCGCCATTTCCAGGAGCACGATATTAATGTGCTGCAGGGGCTTATCCGGGCTAATCCTCTGGGCATACTGATCGTGCAGAGTGCAGGCGTGCCGGACGCTTTTGATATCCCCTTTGAACTTTGCCCCGAGCAGGGCGAACTCGGCACGCTCCGGGCTCATATCGCCCGGGCTAACCCACTGTGGCGCTCACTTCAGCCGGAGCAGGAAGTGCTGGTCGTGTTTCGCGGTGCGCAGGGGTACATCTCTCCTGGCTGGTATCCGGGCAAGCTGGAACATCATAAAGAGGTGCCGACCTGGAACTATCAGACCGTGCAGGCGCGAGGGAAAATCACCGTGCGGGATGATGCAGATTTCGTGCTGCAGCAGATAACCAGCCTGACGCGCCAGCAGGAGGCGCCGATGGAAATGCCGTGGCAGGTCAGCGATGCGCCGCCGGCGTTTATCGACTCAATGCTGAAGGCCATTATCGGAATAGAAATTCCTCTGGCCTCGCTTATCGGCAAGACAAAACTCGGGCAGAACAAAAAGCTTGAGGATCGGGCCGGAGCCGCTCAGGGGCTGATGGCGAAAGGCGAGCGGGAAATTGGCGAGGCGATGCTGCACAGCATCGCCAGGCGTGATAAAAAATAG
- a CDS encoding AI-2E family transporter → MTPPQLDKTGLHILLKLAALVIILAGIHAAADIIVQLLLALFFAIVLNPLVTWFMRRGFNRPLAITIVVLVMLVVLTLLVGVLATSMNDFMEQMPQFNKLLTQKVREIEHAMPFLHLPLSPERMLQKLDSDKLMTFATTLMAGLSGAMASILLLAMTVIFMLFEVRHVPYKLRFALANPKLHIAGMHRALKGVTHYLALKTFISLLTGIIIWLGLKLLGVQFALMWGVLGFLLNYIPNIGSVISAVPPMIQAFLLNGTYEMLMVGALFLVVHMVLGNILEPRMMGRGLGMSTFVVFLSLLFWGWLLGPVGMLLSVPLTSVCKILMESTQGGAKLAILLGPGRPKSRLPG, encoded by the coding sequence ATGACTCCCCCTCAACTCGATAAAACCGGCCTGCATATTTTGCTCAAGCTTGCCGCGTTAGTGATTATTCTCGCTGGCATTCACGCCGCCGCCGACATCATCGTTCAGCTGCTGCTGGCGCTGTTCTTCGCCATCGTTCTCAACCCGCTGGTCACCTGGTTTATGCGCCGGGGCTTTAACCGCCCGCTGGCCATAACCATCGTGGTGCTGGTGATGCTGGTGGTGCTCACTTTACTCGTTGGCGTGCTGGCAACGTCGATGAACGATTTCATGGAACAGATGCCGCAGTTCAACAAACTGCTGACGCAGAAGGTGCGAGAAATAGAGCATGCGATGCCGTTCCTGCATTTGCCGCTGTCGCCGGAACGTATGCTGCAAAAGCTCGACTCCGACAAGCTGATGACCTTTGCCACCACCTTAATGGCCGGTCTTTCAGGGGCGATGGCCAGCATTTTACTGCTGGCGATGACGGTGATTTTTATGCTGTTTGAAGTGCGTCACGTGCCCTATAAGCTGCGCTTCGCGCTGGCAAATCCGAAGCTTCACATCGCCGGCATGCACCGCGCGTTAAAAGGCGTCACCCACTATCTGGCGCTGAAAACGTTTATCAGCCTGCTGACCGGTATCATTATCTGGCTGGGATTAAAGCTGCTGGGCGTGCAGTTTGCGCTGATGTGGGGCGTGCTGGGCTTTCTGCTCAACTACATTCCCAACATCGGCTCGGTTATCTCTGCCGTGCCGCCGATGATTCAGGCCTTCTTGCTTAACGGCACCTATGAAATGCTGATGGTCGGGGCGCTGTTCCTGGTGGTGCACATGGTGCTGGGGAATATTCTGGAACCCCGCATGATGGGGCGCGGGCTGGGGATGTCGACCTTTGTGGTATTCCTCTCGCTGCTGTTCTGGGGCTGGCTGCTCGGCCCGGTGGGCATGCTGCTCTCGGTGCCGCTGACCAGCGTCTGTAAGATCCTGATGGAGTCGACCCAGGGCGGGGCGAAACTGGCTATTCTGCTGGGGCCAGGCAGGCCAAAAAGCCGTCTGCCGGGATAA
- a CDS encoding DcrB family lipoprotein, giving the protein MRNLVKYVGIGLLVVGLAACDNNDSKTATAGSQAASSASGQPIELLDGKLSFALPADMTDQSGKVGTQSNNMHVYSDATGQKAVIVIVGDNTTDDLAALAKRLEEQQRARDPQLQVVTNKSIEIKGHELQQLDSVISAKGQTAYSSIILGKVDDKLLTMQITLPADNQQLAQTNAENIINTIAIK; this is encoded by the coding sequence ATGCGCAACCTGGTAAAATATGTCGGTATTGGCCTGCTGGTAGTGGGTCTTGCCGCCTGTGACAACAACGACAGCAAAACCGCTACCGCCGGTAGTCAGGCAGCCAGCAGCGCCAGCGGCCAGCCTATCGAACTGCTGGACGGCAAGCTGAGCTTCGCTCTACCGGCAGACATGACCGATCAGAGCGGCAAAGTGGGCACCCAGTCCAACAACATGCACGTTTATTCTGACGCGACCGGCCAGAAAGCAGTGATCGTGATTGTCGGCGACAACACTACCGACGACCTTGCCGCGCTGGCAAAACGTCTGGAAGAACAGCAGCGCGCGCGTGACCCGCAGCTTCAGGTCGTGACCAACAAATCCATTGAGATCAAAGGCCACGAGCTGCAACAGCTGGACAGCGTTATCTCCGCCAAAGGCCAGACCGCCTACTCTTCCATCATCCTTGGGAAAGTGGACGACAAGCTGCTGACCATGCAGATAACGCTGCCTGCGGATAACCAGCAGCTGGCGCAGACCAACGCGGAAAACATCATCAATACCATCGCCATCAAGTAA
- a CDS encoding 7-cyano-7-deazaguanine/7-aminomethyl-7-deazaguanine transporter codes for MMQFSTRQRTNALFWLSLFHLLVITSSNYLVQLPVSVFGFHTTWGAFSFPFIFLATDLTVRIFGAPLARRIIFAVMIPALVISYGISALFYMGSWQGFEALTHFNLFVARIAIASFMAYALGQILDVHVFNRLRQNRCWWLAPTASTLFGNVSDTLSFFFIAFWRSPDAFMAQHWVEIAVVDYCFKVLISLIFFLPMYGVLLNMLLKRLADKSEISALQPG; via the coding sequence ATGATGCAGTTCAGCACTCGCCAGCGTACTAATGCGCTGTTTTGGCTATCGCTTTTTCATTTGCTGGTGATCACCTCCAGTAACTATCTGGTTCAGCTTCCGGTCTCCGTCTTCGGGTTTCATACGACCTGGGGCGCCTTCAGCTTCCCGTTTATCTTCCTGGCGACCGACCTTACGGTGCGTATTTTCGGCGCTCCGCTGGCGCGACGAATTATTTTCGCGGTAATGATCCCGGCGCTGGTTATCTCCTACGGCATCTCAGCGCTGTTTTACATGGGAAGCTGGCAGGGCTTTGAAGCGCTAACCCACTTCAACCTGTTCGTCGCCCGTATCGCAATCGCCAGCTTTATGGCCTATGCGCTCGGCCAGATCCTCGACGTGCACGTCTTCAACCGCCTGCGTCAAAACCGCTGCTGGTGGTTAGCGCCTACCGCTTCCACGCTGTTTGGTAACGTGAGCGACACGCTGTCGTTCTTCTTTATCGCCTTCTGGCGCAGCCCGGACGCCTTTATGGCCCAGCATTGGGTAGAAATCGCCGTGGTCGATTACTGCTTCAAGGTTCTTATCAGCCTGATTTTCTTCCTGCCGATGTACGGCGTATTGCTGAATATGCTGTTGAAACGCCTCGCAGATAAATCCGAAATCTCCGCGCTACAGCCAGGTTAA
- the tusA gene encoding sulfurtransferase TusA yields the protein MTDLFATPDHTLDALGLRCPEPVMMVRKTVRNMPVGETLLVIADDPATTRDIPGFCRFMEHELVASETDALPYRYLLRKSH from the coding sequence ATGACCGATTTGTTCGCAACCCCCGACCATACGCTGGATGCCCTTGGCCTGCGCTGCCCGGAGCCGGTGATGATGGTGCGCAAAACCGTGCGCAATATGCCCGTAGGCGAAACGCTGCTGGTGATAGCCGACGACCCGGCCACCACGCGCGATATCCCCGGTTTCTGCCGCTTTATGGAACATGAGCTGGTTGCCAGCGAAACCGACGCGCTGCCTTACCGCTATTTGCTGCGTAAGAGCCACTGA
- a CDS encoding helix-turn-helix domain-containing protein, producing MIADALKAAEALKTAVPLLGGSTREKDYLAALELVEYLLLNDPENPLVEIVSSKISAWENAQPEVQTFRAEMQAIPAGIAMLKTLMEHHQLKQSDFQQEIGSKSMVSRILSGERQLTTEHIRRLSRRFGISPALFF from the coding sequence ATGATTGCTGATGCGCTTAAAGCCGCCGAAGCATTGAAAACGGCGGTTCCACTGCTGGGTGGCAGCACCAGAGAAAAAGATTATCTGGCGGCGCTGGAGCTGGTCGAATACCTGCTGCTCAATGACCCAGAAAACCCACTGGTTGAGATTGTCAGCAGCAAAATCTCTGCCTGGGAAAACGCACAGCCTGAAGTACAGACGTTCCGAGCGGAAATGCAGGCAATCCCGGCCGGGATAGCCATGCTGAAAACCCTGATGGAGCATCACCAATTAAAACAGAGCGATTTTCAGCAAGAGATTGGCAGCAAGTCGATGGTATCCCGCATTCTCAGCGGCGAACGACAGCTAACCACCGAACACATCCGCCGGCTTTCCCGGCGCTTTGGCATCTCACCTGCCCTCTTTTTCTGA
- a CDS encoding type II toxin-antitoxin system HigB family toxin gives MHLITLKTLIEAGQRFPRHRQELQILGKVLEKGFFPTPESLKRIYPSLDNFKYLDKHYVINIAGNELRLIALIFFTSQKFYIRHIMTHSEYMRFTETHRGKKR, from the coding sequence ATGCATCTGATTACGCTGAAGACGCTTATAGAAGCGGGTCAAAGATTTCCCAGACATAGGCAGGAACTGCAAATTCTCGGCAAAGTGCTGGAAAAAGGCTTCTTTCCAACGCCGGAATCACTTAAGCGGATTTATCCTTCACTGGATAACTTTAAGTACCTCGATAAACATTACGTCATCAATATCGCCGGCAATGAACTCAGGCTGATTGCGCTTATCTTTTTTACCAGCCAGAAGTTCTACATCCGCCATATCATGACGCACAGCGAATACATGCGGTTTACTGAAACACACCGGGGAAAGAAGAGATGA
- the zntA gene encoding Zn(II)/Cd(II)/Pb(II) translocating P-type ATPase ZntA yields MLNTPQDGKKPPQFAFAKLSPLQAEGPSCCADDTCSAQNPEPEIADNGSRYSWHVEGMDCAACARKVENAVKQVSDVQQVQVVFSTEKLLVSSARDVRSDVEKAVKAAGYTLNAGNAPKQEKSSSLQENLPLILLIVLMVISWGLEQFNHPLGNLAFIATTLVGLWPIARQAVRLIRSGNWFAIETLMSVAAIGALFIGATAEAAMVLLLFLIGERLESYAASRARRGVSALMALKPDVAIRLRDGERETVAQAELRPGDVIEVAAGGRLPADGRLLSGFASFDESALTGESVPVERQQGEKVAAGSTSVDRLVQLEVISEPGDSAIDRILRLIEEAEERRAPIERFIDRFSRIYTPIIMLLALLTAVVPPLLFGQTWEPWIYKGLTLLLIGCPCALVISTPAAITSGLAAAARRGALIKGGAALERLGQIQQVAFDKTGTLTAGKPQVTAIAVADGIEEDQLLALAAAVEQGSTHPLAQAIVSAAQQRNLPAFVAENHRALAGVGVEANIQGETLLLSSPSKLDAQALNEVWQQRIAKQEEEGQTVIVVLRSGQLLGTIAMRDTLRSDAREAVTALHQLGIQGVMLTGDNPRAAAAIANELGIDYRASLLPADKVAAVNKLNATAPLAMVGDGINDAPAMKAATIGIAMGSGTDVALETADAALTHNRLTELASMVRLARATHNNIRQNVTIALGLKGIFLVTTLLGLTGLWLAVLADSGATALVTANAIRLLRKK; encoded by the coding sequence ATGCTCAACACACCCCAAGACGGCAAAAAGCCACCTCAGTTTGCGTTTGCCAAACTTAGCCCGCTGCAGGCAGAAGGCCCCTCCTGCTGCGCCGATGACACCTGCTCTGCGCAAAATCCAGAGCCGGAAATCGCCGACAACGGCAGCCGCTACAGCTGGCACGTTGAGGGGATGGACTGCGCGGCCTGCGCCCGCAAAGTAGAAAATGCGGTGAAACAGGTGAGCGATGTTCAGCAGGTTCAGGTGGTGTTTTCTACCGAAAAACTGCTGGTCAGCTCTGCGCGCGACGTTCGCAGTGACGTAGAAAAAGCCGTCAAGGCCGCAGGCTACACCCTGAATGCAGGCAATGCGCCGAAGCAGGAAAAAAGCAGCAGCCTGCAGGAAAACCTGCCGCTGATCCTGCTTATTGTGCTGATGGTGATTAGCTGGGGGCTCGAGCAGTTCAACCACCCGCTCGGCAACCTGGCGTTTATCGCCACCACGCTGGTTGGCCTGTGGCCGATAGCCCGCCAGGCGGTCCGCCTGATCCGCAGCGGCAACTGGTTTGCCATTGAAACGCTGATGAGCGTCGCGGCCATCGGCGCACTGTTTATCGGCGCTACCGCCGAAGCAGCGATGGTCTTGCTGCTGTTTCTGATCGGTGAACGTCTCGAATCCTACGCCGCCAGCCGTGCGCGCCGGGGGGTAAGCGCCTTAATGGCGTTAAAGCCGGACGTCGCTATTCGCCTCCGGGACGGCGAGCGCGAAACCGTCGCTCAGGCCGAGCTTCGCCCCGGCGACGTTATTGAGGTCGCCGCCGGTGGCCGACTGCCGGCCGACGGTCGCCTGCTCAGCGGTTTTGCAAGCTTTGATGAAAGTGCCTTAACCGGGGAATCCGTGCCGGTAGAGCGCCAGCAGGGCGAAAAAGTCGCCGCAGGCAGCACCAGCGTGGATCGCCTTGTTCAGTTGGAGGTGATTTCCGAACCCGGCGACAGCGCCATCGACCGCATTCTGCGGTTGATTGAAGAAGCCGAGGAGCGCCGCGCGCCCATCGAACGCTTTATCGATCGCTTTAGCCGGATTTACACGCCGATTATCATGCTTCTCGCGTTACTGACCGCCGTCGTTCCTCCTTTGCTGTTCGGGCAAACCTGGGAACCGTGGATCTATAAAGGCCTGACGCTGCTGCTTATCGGCTGCCCGTGCGCGCTGGTTATCTCCACGCCTGCGGCCATTACTTCCGGCCTTGCCGCAGCCGCACGCCGTGGGGCGTTGATTAAAGGCGGCGCGGCGCTGGAGCGTCTCGGTCAAATCCAGCAGGTCGCCTTCGATAAAACCGGCACCCTGACGGCAGGTAAACCGCAGGTCACCGCCATTGCCGTGGCTGACGGGATTGAAGAAGACCAGCTTCTGGCGCTCGCCGCCGCAGTAGAACAGGGTTCAACGCACCCTCTGGCTCAGGCCATTGTGAGCGCAGCACAACAGCGTAATTTGCCAGCTTTCGTCGCGGAAAATCACCGCGCGCTGGCCGGAGTTGGCGTTGAAGCGAATATCCAGGGTGAAACGCTGTTGCTCAGCTCACCGTCCAAACTTGACGCTCAGGCACTCAACGAAGTCTGGCAGCAACGTATCGCGAAGCAGGAAGAAGAGGGCCAGACGGTCATCGTGGTACTGCGTTCAGGGCAGCTGCTGGGCACCATCGCCATGCGTGACACTTTGCGCAGCGACGCGCGTGAAGCGGTTACCGCCCTTCATCAACTGGGCATTCAGGGCGTGATGCTGACGGGGGATAACCCACGAGCGGCGGCGGCAATAGCCAACGAACTGGGCATTGATTACCGCGCCAGCCTGCTCCCGGCAGACAAAGTGGCGGCGGTGAACAAACTGAATGCCACCGCGCCGCTGGCGATGGTCGGCGACGGCATTAACGATGCGCCGGCGATGAAAGCGGCCACCATCGGTATTGCCATGGGCAGCGGCACGGACGTCGCGCTGGAAACCGCAGATGCCGCCCTGACCCACAACCGCCTGACCGAACTGGCAAGCATGGTGCGGCTCGCCAGAGCCACCCATAACAACATTCGCCAGAACGTGACGATTGCGCTGGGGCTGAAGGGGATTTTCCTGGTCACCACCCTGCTCGGCCTGACCGGCCTGTGGCTGGCGGTGCTGGCAGACTCAGGCGCTACCGCGCTGGTAACGGCGAACGCCATTCGCCTGCTGCGGAAGAAATAG
- a CDS encoding LacI family DNA-binding transcriptional regulator yields MKKPLTIKDIAELAQVSIATVSRVLNNNSWVADKTRSRVEKVIQEHNFSPNLLARGMISKKTQTLAIVVSDISNPYFVMLVAQIEHESLRLGYKVTLYDTQSANRTSREAPVVPEEHIFNSITDSQIDGVIILGGNIDYNDISATYLQELKKLIATVPVVVVGRKLQGVEYACVERDQTGCVRLATRHLIDKGYRRIGFIGGSKNVYITREREAVFRTELESAGLPVENSFVVLNNFYLQHGYEAIESLIANNEALPDAIVAINDHVAKGAIRALKDKNLLVPENIAVVSCEYFPGSEYFIPRITTVDHQNALIGKEVMRRLMAILNQNADVAAAEKIPLSLTGGESS; encoded by the coding sequence ATGAAAAAACCACTGACAATCAAAGATATTGCGGAGCTGGCGCAGGTGTCCATCGCCACCGTCTCCCGGGTACTGAACAACAACAGCTGGGTGGCAGACAAAACGCGCAGCCGGGTCGAAAAAGTGATTCAGGAACATAATTTCAGCCCAAATTTACTCGCGCGCGGCATGATCTCGAAGAAAACCCAGACGCTGGCAATTGTCGTTTCGGATATCAGTAACCCTTACTTTGTGATGCTGGTGGCGCAGATTGAGCATGAAAGCTTGCGGCTCGGCTACAAAGTCACGCTGTACGACACTCAATCGGCAAACAGAACCTCTCGCGAAGCGCCGGTGGTGCCCGAAGAGCATATTTTTAATTCCATCACCGACAGCCAGATAGACGGCGTGATTATTCTGGGCGGCAACATCGACTACAACGATATTTCAGCGACCTATCTGCAGGAGCTGAAAAAACTCATCGCCACCGTGCCGGTCGTGGTGGTGGGGCGTAAGCTTCAGGGCGTGGAATATGCCTGCGTTGAACGTGACCAGACCGGATGCGTGAGGTTAGCGACTCGTCATCTTATTGATAAAGGCTACCGGCGGATTGGTTTTATCGGCGGGTCGAAGAATGTTTATATTACTCGCGAGCGTGAAGCGGTATTTCGCACCGAGCTGGAGTCAGCAGGTTTACCGGTAGAAAATAGTTTCGTGGTGCTGAATAACTTTTATTTACAGCATGGCTATGAGGCTATCGAATCGCTAATTGCTAACAATGAAGCCTTGCCGGACGCCATTGTGGCAATTAACGACCACGTCGCAAAAGGTGCCATCCGCGCGCTAAAAGATAAGAACCTCTTGGTGCCAGAAAATATCGCCGTAGTGAGCTGCGAATATTTTCCCGGCAGCGAATATTTTATTCCACGCATTACCACCGTTGACCATCAAAACGCGTTAATTGGCAAAGAGGTTATGCGGCGATTAATGGCCATCCTGAATCAGAATGCTGACGTGGCCGCGGCAGAAAAGATCCCTCTTAGCCTGACCGGCGGTGAATCCTCTTAG
- a CDS encoding SIS domain-containing protein gives MKPTMMTYIHEEQATLSAMIARYPSDLPVLEGQKEWLVLATGSSINAIKSAKYYVEKLADVRITVEEPFHFQHYEKFSETADLVIGVSQSGESTSTINAIQHIRQTHAVKTLGITSKTGSELARNVDHVVDIEIGEERVGYVTKGYVATILKFMLLGVFAARRSGKIDAEQEAAELRKLGVAVQAIPGIIADTEVFFTRWQDELAASPRFTSIGYGPSVGVIKEMETKFAETIRVPSQGVELEAFMHGPYFEVNGTHRMFFIDTPGLARERLLLLKAYEQKYTDYVYTIKLGEDHDPRTLAVKADVDEFIAPLIMVIPFQILAHHIAEAKGNNLPQRIFTDFGVAVKSKTKPGDYA, from the coding sequence ATGAAACCGACAATGATGACCTATATCCATGAAGAGCAGGCGACGTTAAGCGCCATGATTGCCCGCTATCCGTCCGATCTTCCGGTCCTGGAGGGGCAAAAGGAGTGGTTAGTTCTGGCTACGGGTTCCAGCATTAACGCCATCAAAAGTGCGAAATACTACGTGGAAAAGCTGGCGGACGTGCGCATCACGGTGGAGGAGCCTTTCCACTTTCAGCACTACGAAAAGTTCAGTGAGACGGCTGATTTGGTGATAGGCGTTTCCCAGAGTGGGGAAAGCACCTCGACCATCAACGCGATCCAGCATATTCGCCAGACTCACGCGGTAAAAACGCTGGGCATCACCAGCAAAACGGGCAGTGAACTGGCGCGAAACGTTGACCATGTGGTTGATATTGAAATTGGCGAAGAGCGCGTGGGCTACGTGACCAAAGGGTACGTTGCCACCATCCTGAAATTCATGCTGCTGGGCGTGTTTGCGGCTCGCCGCAGCGGGAAGATCGACGCCGAACAGGAAGCGGCCGAGCTGAGGAAACTGGGCGTGGCGGTGCAGGCTATCCCGGGCATTATCGCCGACACCGAAGTTTTCTTTACCAGGTGGCAGGATGAGCTGGCCGCCTCCCCGCGATTTACCTCCATTGGCTACGGGCCGAGCGTCGGCGTTATCAAAGAGATGGAAACCAAGTTTGCCGAGACGATTCGCGTTCCTTCCCAGGGCGTGGAGCTGGAAGCGTTTATGCACGGGCCCTATTTCGAAGTGAACGGCACTCACCGGATGTTCTTTATTGATACGCCGGGCCTGGCTCGCGAACGTTTATTGCTGCTGAAAGCCTATGAGCAGAAATATACCGACTACGTGTACACCATTAAGTTAGGCGAGGACCACGATCCACGCACGCTGGCGGTGAAAGCCGATGTTGATGAGTTTATTGCTCCGCTGATCATGGTTATTCCGTTCCAGATACTGGCTCACCATATTGCCGAGGCGAAAGGGAATAACCTTCCACAGCGAATTTTCACCGACTTTGGCGTTGCGGTGAAAAGCAAAACTAAACCGGGCGATTACGCCTGA